A stretch of DNA from Pasteurellaceae bacterium RH1A:
TTCACTTTGGCTGATAACAGCGAGGAAGTGATCTACGTTTCGGGCGGCTTCTTAGAAGTGCAACCGACTGTGGTAACTGTCTTGGCTGATGTGGCCATTCGTGGTGACGAGTTAGACGAGCAACGCATTGTTGCCGCCAAACGTGCGGTGGAAGAGAAACTCTCCAAAACCCACGATGCGGACTTAACCGCCAAACTTGCACGAGAAATTGCAAAATTAAGAGTGTACGAATTAACCAAAGGTGCC
This window harbors:
- a CDS encoding F0F1 ATP synthase subunit epsilon; translated protein: MATEFELTVVSAESKIFSGQVTSVRVSGTEGELGIYAGHTPLLTSIKPGMVKFTLADNSEEVIYVSGGFLEVQPTVVTVLADVAIRGDELDEQRIVAAKRAVEEKLSKTHDADLTAKLAREIAKLRVYELTKGALSARR